In Ostrea edulis chromosome 6, xbOstEdul1.1, whole genome shotgun sequence, a single window of DNA contains:
- the LOC125645694 gene encoding sex peptide receptor-like isoform X2, which yields MSRDTNGTTSVINEDFKEFYEQARFITGLILYPIFCVLGLIGNGLGIAVMLQKQMRSSTNVYLLALAISDGIKIICDALYFLVVLFLEIDPKTGNRLYIFLYPYAHYVFNASLCISAWLTVAVAVERYVYVCHVHRVRTYCTLSRARAISFSVFIIMSLASIPYALRYKTVESENNSTSWTSYDLSLTDLWADSKFASIFTWTQYFIRIIIPLTLLIVLNIFIMYGIRKCRIGRKNHRITVMLIVVIIVFIICIIPDAIMSTFLGFGYYEEDYLARAIREITDLFLLINTTINFVIYCAFNTIFWRNFQSLFCSCCISKGTLLENSHMRQLSLCGREHSKRTLIRARVVQEERLLPEPAAI from the coding sequence ATGTCTCGGGACACCAACGGTACAACCTCTGTCATTAATGAGGACTTCAAAGAGTTCTACGAGCAGGCCAGGTTTATCACGGGACTCATCCTGTATCCCATTTTCTGTGTCTTGGGGCTAATTGGAAATGGCCTAGGTATAGCTGTTATGCTCCAGAAACAGATGAGATCGTCGACAAACGTGTATCTTCTTGCTTTGGCGATATCTGATGGGATCAAAATCATTTGCGACGCACTGTATTTTCTTGTGGTGCTCTTTTTAGAAATAGATCCGAAGACCGGGAACCGcctgtacatatttttgtacCCATACGCGCACTATGTTTTCAATGCATCTCTTTGTATATCGGCATGGCTCACAGTGGCGGTGGCAGTAGAAAGGTACGTGTACGTGTGTCACGTTCACAGAGTTCGAACCTACTGCACCTTGTCTCGAGCCAGAGCGATATCCTTCAGTGTGTTCATCATCATGAGCTTAGCTTCCATTCCATATGCCTTGCGATACAAAACTGTTGAGAGCGAAAACAACTCCACCTCCTGGACCAGTTACGACCTAAGCCTTACCGACTTATGGGCGGATTCAAAATTTGCTTCCATCTTTACATGGACACAGTATTTTATCAGAATTATCATTCCACTCACATTGTTGATTGTACTCAATATATTCATAATGTACGGAATTCGAAAATGCCGCATCGGAAGAAAAAATCACAGGATAACGGTCATGTTGATTGTCGTCatcattgtttttatcatatgcATTATCCCGGATGCCATAATGTCGACCTTCTTGGGTTTTGGGTACTACGAGGAGGACTATCTCGCACGAGCTATTCGGGAAATCACCGATTTGTTTTTGCTTATCAACACGACCATTAACTTTGTGATATACTGCGCCTTTAACACAATTTTTTGGAGAAATTTCCAATCTCTGTTTTGCTCTTGTTGTATTTCCAAAGGAACATTGCTGGAAAATTCACATATGAGACAACTTTCACTGTGTGGTCGGGAACATTCGAAAAGAACACTCATACGTGCACGTGTTGTTCAGGAGGAGAGGCTCCTCCCGGAGCCAGCTgcaatttga
- the LOC125645694 gene encoding sex peptide receptor-like isoform X1: MHTIFRLWIYPSRGILETSLFRPGDMSRDTNGTTSVINEDFKEFYEQARFITGLILYPIFCVLGLIGNGLGIAVMLQKQMRSSTNVYLLALAISDGIKIICDALYFLVVLFLEIDPKTGNRLYIFLYPYAHYVFNASLCISAWLTVAVAVERYVYVCHVHRVRTYCTLSRARAISFSVFIIMSLASIPYALRYKTVESENNSTSWTSYDLSLTDLWADSKFASIFTWTQYFIRIIIPLTLLIVLNIFIMYGIRKCRIGRKNHRITVMLIVVIIVFIICIIPDAIMSTFLGFGYYEEDYLARAIREITDLFLLINTTINFVIYCAFNTIFWRNFQSLFCSCCISKGTLLENSHMRQLSLCGREHSKRTLIRARVVQEERLLPEPAAI; encoded by the coding sequence GTATTCTGGAGACTTCATTATTCCGTCCCGGAGATATGTCTCGGGACACCAACGGTACAACCTCTGTCATTAATGAGGACTTCAAAGAGTTCTACGAGCAGGCCAGGTTTATCACGGGACTCATCCTGTATCCCATTTTCTGTGTCTTGGGGCTAATTGGAAATGGCCTAGGTATAGCTGTTATGCTCCAGAAACAGATGAGATCGTCGACAAACGTGTATCTTCTTGCTTTGGCGATATCTGATGGGATCAAAATCATTTGCGACGCACTGTATTTTCTTGTGGTGCTCTTTTTAGAAATAGATCCGAAGACCGGGAACCGcctgtacatatttttgtacCCATACGCGCACTATGTTTTCAATGCATCTCTTTGTATATCGGCATGGCTCACAGTGGCGGTGGCAGTAGAAAGGTACGTGTACGTGTGTCACGTTCACAGAGTTCGAACCTACTGCACCTTGTCTCGAGCCAGAGCGATATCCTTCAGTGTGTTCATCATCATGAGCTTAGCTTCCATTCCATATGCCTTGCGATACAAAACTGTTGAGAGCGAAAACAACTCCACCTCCTGGACCAGTTACGACCTAAGCCTTACCGACTTATGGGCGGATTCAAAATTTGCTTCCATCTTTACATGGACACAGTATTTTATCAGAATTATCATTCCACTCACATTGTTGATTGTACTCAATATATTCATAATGTACGGAATTCGAAAATGCCGCATCGGAAGAAAAAATCACAGGATAACGGTCATGTTGATTGTCGTCatcattgtttttatcatatgcATTATCCCGGATGCCATAATGTCGACCTTCTTGGGTTTTGGGTACTACGAGGAGGACTATCTCGCACGAGCTATTCGGGAAATCACCGATTTGTTTTTGCTTATCAACACGACCATTAACTTTGTGATATACTGCGCCTTTAACACAATTTTTTGGAGAAATTTCCAATCTCTGTTTTGCTCTTGTTGTATTTCCAAAGGAACATTGCTGGAAAATTCACATATGAGACAACTTTCACTGTGTGGTCGGGAACATTCGAAAAGAACACTCATACGTGCACGTGTTGTTCAGGAGGAGAGGCTCCTCCCGGAGCCAGCTgcaatttga